From Amaranthus tricolor cultivar Red isolate AtriRed21 chromosome 4, ASM2621246v1, whole genome shotgun sequence:
tatatataaaccaaaaaaataatatacatgtaaatcttttatttaacttagacaaaaaatcatcatcatactcttATAATGAATAAGCTAATTAATTTGGCTCTTTTTTTAACTAAATCCCCCTCTTATCTATCATAGTTTAagactttttaaatattatttgtcttaattatcaataattactatgagtatatattttaatattgttgtataataaattgttgattcactttgataatgataatatcataacaaatacaaacatttaataattaagtttatgttgtaaatgaattaattttataaaataatatcattattcatatcagtaaatattcatagtacttttgttttttgaatttgttgttgatttaAGTCTTTCACTTCCATTAGTGTTAAATTGTATTGGAATTATTGTGAATGTTAATCCCTCtgttcttttaagttcttccacCTTATTATTACGGGTAGTTTCATAAGTTCTTCccctttagaatactttctatttttagaaagtttttatcccacttttaccccttaaaacccccctttttcttttaatataccCGAAATCATCCGGATTCATTTATTGTGTTCTTGGGCGTTGGACTTTTCATTATTACACCTACTGCCTTCCTATTCTTCCTCCTCCTCTTGAATGGTCATCTCTCTCTCTTCATGAACACCATTTTCATGGCTTTTCCccctgtttgttcttcatttttagtgcattttaactgcattaaaatgtagatcggtttattctcatcattttgaggttcattttgtttgttttggcaaAGTTCGAAATTTAAAGCCCCCTGTTCTGGAATCCGCCATTATCTTCTTGTTGAACCTTTAGGTCTTTGCAATGGAAAACAACGAATCTAAGAGTGACTCCATAATTCCTTCATATCTTTATGACGGTCTATGCGATTATGGTGAGTTGTGTTCTTGTTCCCTCCATGGTCGTTCCCATTCTTACTCCAATGAAATTTTGAAGTGGTCAAAAAAAGATCTTGGGGCATATCaaaaggtacttgaagatgGTGCCACATCTGTGTATTATGAATCTCCACCAACTTCTCCTTTTGTTGAAAAGGAACCATCTCAATTATATCCATTAACTCCAACTAATGTGAAAGAAGATGAAATCAATTTGGTTGTCCCTGACACTCCTGAAGATGTTATTGCTTCTAGGGCAAAATTGAACCCCAAAAAACGTGCTTCATGATTATAAGGTTgttctgatttttctttttttttaattaaatttgaaaaattagagCTGGTTTTATGTGTTGTTGTTTGATGCTGGATTATGATGATCTTGTATTTatgtttgatgtttgttttttcgtttgttttttatgtgttgttgaTTGTGTTCTTCTGGTTTATTTGGGGTTTTTTTCGTTCTACTGTTGGTATTATGTTGCTGGTTTTAGGGTTGATGTTTGTTGCTGGTTTTATGTGTACAAGCCCCTGTGATGTCAAATTGTTGAACCTCTAAATTCtgaaaaatttactttgattacttggTTAAGGAGCAtttggtaaaccaaaacccatcACTTGATCTTTTAGCATGTTCAATtacttcatttgttgatgattaattataatctGAGAGGTTTATAACCTCTATGAAGAATCAGGGggctttttttctgaaattatgtaaaataatgaaGTGACTAGCTAATCAAAAACATGCACATTAATCGTTAATATGGGTTGTGAATTGTGATTAACAAATTATTGCTCCTGAGTTTTTAAAGCTacaattttaatgatgatttgaacaaaataaactgAGGGGCTTTAATGTTTGTCATCCTTGAGTTTCTTCAACTGCCTGATCATAAGCTTCTTGAATGATCTCTGTTGTTTGTGCAGCATCCTCATTTTCTGTTAATGCTTGTGTTTGTTGTTGATCCCTGTTTGGGTTAAGAAAAGCTACAGCTTCTCTAACCAATTGTGTCGGAATTCTCACTTGAATCCTTAACCTGCCATTGTCTTCTTGAACCTTTTTTCCAAAGTGTGGTTGTATGTAGTCATTACACCCTTTAACTTTTAGAATCTCATTATGATGTTGTAATGAGATCCACACATTACTTAAGGTCTTTGGATGTAACTCTCCGAATGCATCCTGAACCGTTGTGATTAATTCTGTCATGTTTTTGGGCATCTTTTTATGCATAAGTGATTGTATACTCCTAAAGAAACCTAAGTCTAGAATATTACAATCCGGACTATTTGGAGGTTGTTGAGTAAGAATGAAAGTTAAACCCCTTTGCCTATTGTGTTGTTGCCATATTGGATCATCGTTTGTGATATGAAcccttgcattatcttgttgaataaaaataacGGAAGGTCCTTCACTTGACCATTTTCTTAGTATAGCCGGAATCAATTGTTGTATGAGCATACTCCTATAAACTTCTTGATTAACTGATTCGGTTGGTTTAATTTCTATTGAACCCCTTGGTCGATTCTTTGAATCTCTTTGTGCTGCCACCCTATTGATAAAAGGGAAAATTTCAATTTTCCCATCAAACGTACATTGACCAAAACGATTCCATCTAGACCTAGCAATGGCCCCTAAGAACATGGCCTTAGGTATGAACTTTGATGACTTTGCTGCCCTATATAGGACCTTTTCTTTGTGTGCTAAATAAACCCTTTGCGTTTTCTTGGTTAAATAAAATCACTTTTCGTCAATGTGAATATAATCGTACATTACTTTGTAAATCGGGTGTCTTTGAATGGTGTCTTCTTGGATAAGGCTCAAAATCCACTCCACCCTCCTTATTTTGTTAGCATCGGTTAAAGCCGGGTGTAGTGGATTTGAATGAGCCTTTATCTCGCGTCTTTTTATCAACCTCCATACCGTTGACGGTGCCAAATCTAAACATGTTGCAACATCTCTAATGCAAGTGCGTTCGCCAATGGGTCTAGACTCAAGTAAGTTTGGTGGTAAGACCACTCTTTTTCTTCCATAATTTTTGTACTTGGATTCCACAATGTATGGTTTCTTTGCttccttggtttgtattgctcgTTTCCATAAATCTCGGATGGTTCTATGAGTGTAGCCGTATTTTTGAGCTATGCATTTGAATGTACCATGAGGAAGTGAGTCACTAACTTTTAGTGACAACATCTCTTGGAAAATAAATTGCCTTAACTCATTCGCGAGTCTTGGCTTATGCTGATTTTGTTGCTGTGGTTCTATTTCTTTCATATTCTGTGGCACTTCTTCTGATTCAGAACTACACTCTGGAACGTATGAATTCGATCCAAAGTACCAAGCCCCCTGTTGCTCATCTTCATTTCCTGAGGTCATTGAAGGCTAATGATGCAATGATCTTTTTCACAAACTGTTTGGCTACTGTTTTCGAATATATATGAAGAATTTGTAAGCTGTTAAGAAAAACTACTAATTTTTGGAAGATAATGTTGCCGATTTTTCCAGATTGCTTGGCTACTGATTTTTCACAATCTGTTTGGCTACTGATTTTTCACAAATAGCAGCCTTTATAGGCTAAACTGGAATTCGTAAGGtcattttttcaaattatttgatgtAATTTCTGATTAGAGTTCATGTAATTGCTGATCCATGTTAGTCTAATTTGGCCAATGTATGTAATTTGCTGATCCATGATtgtaaatttctgatttttttggtttttgtatGGAGGGATTAAGTTCCCTCATTTTTTTTGAATGTAGAGCTCCAaactttcccaatttgaaaagttggtTAAATTACCTTCATtgtaagattttatttcatttttaattgatttaataaaattagtgtttttttgttttacttttatttataattattttctctatcatactttcaatacaattatttacttcacactactatttaattaaaataatacccactacaaccaaagattctctttttcttaatatgtgtgaaaaacccaaaatagaagaacttaaaagaacagagggagtagCATATAATCGAGAAATATAAGACTTAAGTATTTTATAAGTCAAGGAAATATCATTCCACAACTATATGACTATGGGAAAGAGTTCCgataacttatataaaatactcatcatctttaatttatcgatgtgagaTAGACTACCCAACAATTACAGACactgaaaataaaattacagGTATGAGGTGATAAGTACATTCTAATCCTCTCAAAGTGGGTGAAGTTTACTTTTTAGTTTTTTCATCATCGATCAATCAAATATTCTTTCATCAGTAACATTTAATCATCTCTTATTCACTTTTATAAAGAAAGGAATCAAGCTTTGATTTATGACATATGTCCTATAGGGGTGCATTGGGCCAGGTGGcacatttagaatttttttttctttttgaaataaGGCTGGAGAATTATATTTATGAACCTGCAAAATGAAaacataattatttatttttgtaaggGAAAAAAAAGTAacctttaataaaataaaaaacaaacctCCAACCACGCACTATACCAATGTCACGTACATCTAGGATATTAAGCTTTTGCTACTTGTATATTCCAGGTCACATTATTTTCGAATGGATTGTACGGATGACcactaaaacaaaataaatttttattttttattttttagttatatgTATATTGAATTAATAGTTGAAAACTTTATTTAAATCTAATGATATTTACCgtttataagaaaaaacaatTACGTACCAACATTTTCTTTTCTGAAAAAGATTTTCCTATTAGCACTTTTGCTTTCAGATCGGTTTGATCAGTATTttacataaaattttaattttataattttagaaatCACATGTTAGTAAAGAGAATGTTTATCCAACTGATGAGGATTGATCATGACACAAATAATCGATCCATTGAAGTACTTTATTGTCTTTTATtatgaatatagtgtgaaagaaGTTAAAACTACAACGTGGGCATATCATGCATGCCTTTGAATATAATCTTGCCTTAATCTTCTTTATCCATTGATTGACAACAACAATTCTACACATGtcgaaattaaatttaataaaccaAAGACTACAATGAATTATTTTAGTAAGTGTTTGGAATTGTTAAGATGTACACTCAATTgggatattattttatatttgattggATAATAATCGACTCGTCTTGGAAGAGATCGCCTCCTAATgagacaaatctatatggtgtATTTTGTCTTTTTCTCCAATTGATTATCTTAAGATTTTAAGTGATCagttataagtaattacttttaaactaaaaaattgatcactttaaaattcttagtgatcactttaaagttataagaaaTCACTTTAAAACGATAAATGTACATTGGACCGACCCAATAGAGATATTCTTACCATGAGTTTGcctcatttaaaattttgtttaataattaggaaaatattggagattaaatataataaaaaaatagataatttcATAAATTTACAAGTTTTAAGGCTTTTTGTGAACTATTATAATAAGAGGGTTAGATTGCTCATATTTAAATCCAAAAATTTAAGAGATCAAGAGCGTTATGAAACTAGTGAGAGTTCTCATTAATTGTGAGGGAATGTTTGAAAGTACTCAAACGCAGTCTTGTATTATTTGTCGTTGATAATATTTTAAGGGTGAATGAGTTattttactaaaaatataaatttttgtgattGTGTGGCATTGTTGTGAATATCCCAAgtaagagtatttttttttttccaaaaaagaatGAGATTTGAAGTAGTTTGTGTTTAATTGTTGGCAAGTatcttcatataatattttatccTCCAAGATTGTAGGCATAACTCTAGGCTTAGATAACGTGCAAATATCATAGCATAGGGGTATATATatgcattatttaattttaatatgaaatatGATATGGTAGCTTAAAATTACGATTGCGTGCTACAACATAGGAGGATAAGATACATGAAGATATATAGCAATGACTAAAGATATTTTGCCAATGTTGCTAATAGACGTAATAGTTACACAGGTGTAGAGAATTTGAGTTAGTCCAGTCGTTAAGAATTTTGGCtattttacttttacttttttgatACAGTTCGTTTCGATTTACACCACCAACAAAAATGATCAATTGTATCTCTTCTTGTCAAGTTACACAAGACAAGATACTAGTTAGAGttgtttaaaattaattcaatttctTGAAATTAATATCAGACTGGCAAGATAGTACAAAAAAGATCTTAAATTGACTTAACCTAGCTAAAATGATATATCCGAATACTCGAATTGACACCtcttataactaattataatataCTCTATTAAAGCTAATGCTTTAGATTAAATAGATTTATAATCAattgaattcaaaattaactaTATATTTTGAGGTTCAAAGCCatttactttaaaataaattcaattttttgtaCAATAATTTAATAGTGTATCATTATATCATTTCTTTATCATATACTTCTACTTGTTGTTTATACTTATTGACCGATATGATGATTTATGAGACAATAGTGCATGATACATTGGTACTATAGTAATGGATATCTATTATCTAACTATACATATCTGTCAATAACACCCCACCATGATGCTactatatatattcatattaatTATTAGCTTGCTTGTACAAGATCGAGATatcgttttatttttatttaaaataatcataTTTGTTATGTTGTAAATTGAGAATATTACTATAAGATATATTGAATGTTTATTTTTGCATGCGGTTTTgataataaacaaatttaactatttttcttTTGCGTTGATACGTGTTACATgatttaatttcattaaaagatttaatcAAATGACCAAGACTAGATAAAGGCAAGATTTTGAATTAAGGGGCAAAAAATAGCTTATATATAAgcaattatttatgtaaaactaGTTAAATCATgcaaatttttaaaatcaacaagtaGACTGAAAATGAACTTTGATAGCAGCAAATTATTTTCAACACATGAAGTTGAAGGGTCTCTATTATTAtcccttttgaaaaaaaatcaagtgtTTTTGACTTTATATATTCGCTTAATAAGTtccaaaaataaacattaatataATTAAGATAGAAAAAATTATGAATGAGAAATAGTCATTATAAAATAgatttgttaatttatgttaaAAAATATCACAAGTACAAAGTAGGATACGATTTCTTGACATTAGGTTTTAAATGTACTATTCTAAATTAGttcttttttgatatttattcaCTCTTCAAATTAGGggctaaaactaaaaatataaaagattgtgttttcgGAAATAACCTAAAATAGGCTGGAACCTAGATTCCACCATGTATGCATAATGTTTTGgttagttaattaattaaataagtcACCTCCACAATGTTTATGTAGCtcataatattatttaattggccAAAGTCTAGCCAACAcatatgattaaaattttctcTTATTTGTTCTATATATGTAAATAACTATGTTATTATACGTTATCAAAattttggtatcagagccacatGCTCCTTGAACCCCTTCTCTGCCATTCTTGTTTCCTCTTGACTTACCCAATACCTCCTTGATTATAATGGTGAGAACTAATCATGTAAAAAGTGCAGATCCTACTTCTAATCAGTCTAGTGTGTATTTTTTTACACCAACTGATTCAGGACAGAAAATTATCACGAAGGTCTTTAATGGGGTAGGTTTTAAAGATTGAAAGAGGGCTATGGAAATAGCATAAGTAGGCAAGAATAAAATGGGGTTTGTAAATGGGACTGTTAGGAGATCCACTTCAAGCACAACCAATGCCAAAGCCTGGAAAAGGGTTAACAATGTAGTAATGGGATGGCTTTTGTCTATTATTGATGAGAAGATAGCCAACACATTACAGTGGCTGAAGACAGCCAAAGATATTTGGGATGAATTGGAAGAAAGATATGGGCAAACTTCATGTGCACAGTTATTTTCCATTCAAAAAAGGATAAGTAAAACTGTGCAGTCCACAAATGAAAGTTTCTTCAGTAATAGGCACAACACTGTGAATTGTGTTCGACCCCTGAGGGGTCGAACTCTTCACCTCTTCGCCGGAGAAGAAGTTTTTGCCTTCTTTCTGGCGGTGCTCTTTTTGCGAGGTTCGCCCCGAATTACTTCCGAGGGAACCTCAGTCTGTTTCCTCTTCTATAAGAGGGATCGCGCCTCTTCAGTGGTAAGTGCTGCCTCTACCCCGTCCATTTTTGTCTTGCCATTCTGCACGAAATAGATTATGTTAACAAAAAATACGGCAGAATATGAGGTTTTTAAGTTTGATAATTATATTACCTTGGGCGGGGCAGGAAGAGGAATAGTGTCTTCAGCTCTCTTGACGCGGTTGTGCGTCATCTTCATTAAGTTGAATTTGCCCATCAGTGTTGGATGTTTCTTGGCAAGATTCTCTTTGGCGATGCCTGCATACACAAACATGTGATAAGTATGTACGCCGTGACATATCTGTAAAAGAAAAGACCAAGAGACTTATGCTTATGTATTTTCAAGCTTATCTCAAAAGCCGAAAGAAGGTCCTCTATCTCCAagatatttttcttgggaatcCAATTGTTTTGTACATGGACGGGTTTCTGTCCATGTTCTATAGCTACAAGGGCGTATTCTATTATCACCGCTTCATCTACTATACATTGCAGGACGCTATTGTTAAACTTATTAACCTTTGGTTTGATGTCAAAAGAAGTCTTAAAATTTCACGGTTGGAAATTATATAAAAGTACGAACTTAGTCCGGTAACCCTTTTGGTTATCCGGGAGTTCCCTACTATCCTAAACCCTCGCTGATGAGAAAAAGTAATCCAAATAGCGCCGTACTCTTCCGAGTTGCATAGACGGACGCAGAAGAGGTACCTAAAGACAGTTAGGGTGAGCTTAACAcctaaaattttacataaaattaaataaccCATCACGCAGCCACAAGAGTTAAGGTATAACTCAGCCACAGTGACATTCAAAAAACTTAATAACTCCTGAATAAAGGGATGTAGGGGAATTCTTAACCCTAACTCAAAAGCTGGGACATAAACGACTATACAGTTAGGTGGTAGGAACCTAATAGTACCTAGATTTGCTGGCTTGATGATGTCAACACCGTCTGGTAGACCCCACTTATCCATTAACGCCTCCCTCTTTGTATCCATAAGATGTCTGGTAGGCGCATCgataaaataattaagaggGCAGCCATCTTTTATATAGAATAGTGGAGGTACCGCGACAACACTCTTCCTACTAGAAGACTCGTCGCTTTGCTCCATTTTTCTATCTACATACAACAATCCATATAATTCAGGGTTTATTTTTGTTAGATAATGGGGAAGGAAAGCTACATCTACTTTTCAGGGAACGGGATATCTTTTTTCAGGAGGGTATATAGGGTGTACAGATGATTCGCTCCCGCTCCTTATTGGTGAAAAATGTTGAGTTATGTATATAGAAGTGGTCCATTTCGAGTCATCCTCCACTTCCACCTTAGTATCTAGGGGAGATTATCTCACACTTACGGGAGTGACAGAAATGTCCATGTTAGCCGTATTATCATCCATATTCCGGGAAGAACAATAAAGTTATACAAATTTtatgtgaaaaaataaataagaacaatTTGATGATTATCAAGAACAATTTGAAGATTATCAagaaaagtttgaaaatttgaaGAACCTATTGAAGATTTTCAAGGAAAATTCAAAGATattcaatcaaaattcaaagaaaatcgagaatttgaagaaaaattgaagaATACCTTGTTCAAGATCTTGAAAACTGTCAAAGATTTTGAAGAAATTTGTGGTTGTCAGAGCGTCTCTTTCTAGCTTTATCTTtctagaaattgaaaatttgagaatttGAGTCAATATAGAAATGAAACTTTGACTTCGATTTTCATATTTATATGGTCAATAAATGCTCACCTACCAAATTACTATTCTTGTCAAAACAATGTACTGGGAGAGCCATGTAGTACTTAAAGCCTAAGAATCTTGAAGCTAAAGAATCTTGAAGCTAAAGTATTCCAAGTTATCTTCTTGGTCCGAATCACAAGAAGGAAAGTGATTCTGAACCCCTTTTAGCCCAAGATTGGGATCTTGgggctaaaattttctaagtgttttCATTTTGTCCGAATCACCAGAAGGAAAGTGATTTGGACCCCCTTTTAGCCCAAGATTGGGATCTTGgggctaaaattttctaagtgttttCACCTTGTCCGAATCACAAGAAGGAAAGTGATTCGGACCCCCTTTTAGCCCAAGATTGGGATCTTGgggctaaaattttctaagtgttttCACCTTGTCCGAATCACAAGAAGGAAAGTGATTCGGACCCCTCTTTTAGCACAAGATTGGGATCTTGGGGCTAacattttttaagtgtttttaccgTATCCGAATCACAAGAAGAAAAATGATTCGGGCCCTCTTCCTAGCTCAAAATGAGGACAGTGGGACTAATTTTTTCAAGGCATTACCTTGGCCGACATATATGACGCGGCGTTTTCCCGTAGCATAATACATTATCATACATTGATTACGTTCATTCTCTGTTGACTCATAACCAAGCTGTGACATCAAAGATCTATTGACCATTCAAGCATCAACATGTTGGGTTCTACCATTTACCGTGCTCCTAGGGTAAAAGTGATTCAAACCCTCTTTAAGCAGATCCATGATCTAGATGTTGCAACTAAGATGATCCAAATTATGCTAAAATTCATACGCTTTCGCGGTCATTTTCCGTGGTATTGTGACGGGATTTTCCCGGGACATTATCAACTTTGAAAAACCTCCAAGATTTGTACAATCCACATTTAAAGATCGTTATCCGttccgcataaaggaagatgtCGGGACTCTGTTGGTGGATCCTCTtacatcatccttcatgcgtggggctaaatgctATGGtaacatttaattgtttatttagATAATAATTGTCATTGGGAAAATACCTAACAACACTTTGACTTACCGTTGACCTTCGCTTTTAGTCAAGGGGCTTTTATCGCATCCCTTACAGTCTGCTTAACCGACAAGTAAATAGCTTCCTTAAACCCTAAAGTAACTACCAACTATTAACCTCTCCACCATTACCATCCATCACCCCCATGATGTCTAACTCTCTCCCAGAAATAACTTCCccctaccattataaatagaggcaGCCAACATCATTTACCCCCCTAAGAAAAAATACCATATTGAAACTCTGTCAAAATCTCTACTCATCATTTTCTTCATGATCAATACGCCAAAATGTAAACAACCAACATCTTGATATCTACCTTCTTGCATTCAATTTactatcgttcattcattgatctctCATCTCCGATCTGATTTGTCAGAGGGATTTTCCGGGAAATCACTTCCcgggcaaggctaacgtgttgtgttgcaagaCTTCAGGTCACTTCCACGGAAGGGTTACATCTCACTTTCGATTTGTTGATCGTTGACTTTGATAACATTCCCACTTCAGGTATTTTAAGGGTCTCTTGCACTTCTTCGTTTCATAACCGAAACTGAGcattgtttattttgtgttCTCCTACtcattttacataatttattttttttgaacaaTGATCCATCActcttttttaatctcattcgtACATTCTAaagttcttttaatttcatctacctAAATCATTATCTCTTTTCATTTATCAacaaatatttaactttttctcAAA
This genomic window contains:
- the LOC130810942 gene encoding uncharacterized protein LOC130810942, coding for MFLGAIARSRWNRFGQCTFDGKIEIFPFINRVAAQRDSKNRPRGSIEIKPTESVNQEVYRSMLIQQLIPAILRKWSSEGPSVIFIQQDNARVHITNDDPIWQQHNRQRGLTFILTQQPPNSPDCNILDLGFFRSIQSLMHKKMPKNMTELITTVQDAFGELHPKTLSNVWISLQHHNEILKVKGCNDYIQPHFGKKVQEDNGRLRIQVRIPTQLVREAVAFLNPNRDQQQTQALTENEDAAQTTEIIQEAYDQAVEETQG